The sequence below is a genomic window from Dyadobacter chenwenxiniae.
GTAATCTCAACCAAATCTGCTTCTTCCTGGTCCTGATATGTTTCGATCACTTCCCGGATCGCATCCATCGTAATGGTTTCATAATTAGCCTCATAGAACTTCTTGTTGACCATTTTGCGATGCTCCGCGTGTGCCTCGCCGTTCATGAAAAGCAGCCAGTATCGCAAACTTTCGCCAAATTCCAGCAATACAGGATCATTGTTCGCGATTGCGGATACAACCTTGAACCGCTCGGTAAAATCGAAATTCTGGAAGTTATCGGCGTCTGCGAAGATCTTTTTCACATGTTTGTAATCCATTACAACCAGGTCACCGAAAACATTGAGATGCACCGGATTTGTGTTGCGCACATCGTCGATCAGTTCAGCGTAATTTTGACTGATGTTGTTTTGGGAAGACCAGATAGCCGCTACGGACATGGGGAATTCGGTATGTAAATGTTGAGTAAGACGGAAGATTGGAGATTGATCAGGCTTCCTGATTTTCCAGAATCCATTCGGTTGTGGCACCTATTGTACCCATTTCCCAGAATATGGACGGGCTAAGGTCCATGCCGAGCCATTCTTCCAGCTCAGAAGTAATGTTAACCATCAAA
It includes:
- a CDS encoding acyl carrier protein — translated: MNKTYTEISGWIVERIAHHAELEPRQITLDTEIVNFRLDSLLMVNITSELEEWLGMDLSPSIFWEMGTIGATTEWILENQEA